The genomic DNA CGCCCGGTCCAGGGCGATCGGGGCGCAGAAGGTAGCGCGCTGCATCCGATCTGGCAAGGGCCGGGTGATTCCCTCCCCACTTCCAGACTCGTCTGGCAAGATGGGGAACCCGTACTCCAATGGACAGGAGAGCATCGTGAGCCTCAGCCGCAAGCGCAAGAAGGAACTGCGACGTCTGCAGCACGACGCCACCGAGCTGTGGGAGTCGCAGCAGGTGCTCGTCGGACACGCAGCCGACGTCGCCCGTGAGGCGAGCCGACAGCTCGCCGGCCTCGGCCGCGAGCAGGTGCTCCCCGTCGTGCAGGACACCTACAACCGCCGCGTCGCACCGGTCGTCGACCGTAGCGTGAAGATCGGTCGTCACGTCGTCGACGACAAGGTCGTCCCGATCGTCGGCGGCGTCGTCGGCAGTGCCCTCACGGCATGGGACTTCGCGAACGCCAAGCGTCACGGCGTCGCAGTTCCTGCACCTCGTGGAGCCTTCGGCAAGAAGCAGAAGTCGGGGCCTGGCCTCGGCTCCGTCGTGGCGATCATCCTCGGTGCAGCCGCGGCTGTCGGCGTGCTCTACGCCGCATGGCAGGCGCTGCGCGCCGACGACGAGCTCTGGGTGGCGGACGACCCGCTGTCCGCGCCTGACGCGTGAGCACAGCCGACTTGGTCGGCGAAGAGTCGGTTCCTGCTGACAGCGGTGTTCGTCATGCCCGGGTGCAGGATGCTGCCGCCGCGCATGGCCTCGCCATCGAGATCCGCGAACGCCCGAAGGCGAACAGCCTTGCGGAGGCGGCTGAGCTTCTCGGCATCCTCCCATCGGGAATCGTGAAGACCCTCGTCGTCAAGCGCGCCGACGACACGTATCTGTTCGCGCTGATCCCGGGCGGCCGGTCCATCTCGTGGCCCAAGCTGCGCGCCGTGGTCGGCGTCAACAAGCTGCGGCTGCCAGAGCCGGAACTCGCCCTCGCCGCAACCGGCTATGAGCGCGGCACGATCGTGCCGATCGGCAGCAGCACGGAGTGGCCGATCTTCGCCGACGAGTCGATCGTGGGGCGACGGATCGCGATGGGTGCGGGATCGCACGGCTACAGCCTGTTCGTCGAGGCCGACGATCTCATCGCCGCCTACGGCGCGACGGTCGCCGACATCTCGGTGCCTGAGACCACACGCGATTGACGCGGTCGACTACAGGATCTTCGCCATCCGCAGAGCGATGTCGACGAGCTTGACGCGCTGAAGCTCGGCGACCGCCGGCAGCGTGAACCAGTCGGCCATGTCCGTCGATCCGTCGGTCTCGAAACGGAGTTTTCCGCCCGTGACCCGCGCCCGATAGACGATGCGCAGCGTGTGCAGGGGAGCGTCGGCCCGCTGCTGCCCTGGGCGGTTCACCCGTTGCGTCGCCGGGATGACGCGGGAGTGGATGCCGAGCAGCTCGCCGACCTGAACGCTGTAACCGGTCTCCTCACGGAGCTCACGACGGACCGCTTCCTCGGGGTCTTCGCCGGGTTCCAGTCCTCCGCCTGGCATGGTCCACGCGACGCGGCGTCCCTCGATCCAGCGCGCCAGCAGGATCCGGTGATCGTCATCGGTGACGACCGCGTATGCCGCGACCCGCATATCCATGGCTCTCACCATAGCCGTCCGATGGAATCAGACGACGCGGCTGCCCGCCAGATAGGTGGCCCGCACCACGGTCATCGCGAGATCCTCCGGTGGCACTACGACCGGGTCGCGGTCGATGACGATGAAGTCGGCGAAGAGCCCCGGCGCGAGCGCGCCGACCTCGTGCTCGCTGAACAGCTGCCACGCCGCGTTCGTGGTGTGTGCGCGGAGGGCCTGATCGCGCGTCACCGGGGTTCCCCCGGGCATCCGGTAGCCGTTGCGGGTCGTACGGGTCTCGGCGACCGCCATGTTGCGGAATGGCTCGTTGGGGGTGACCCAGCCGTCATTGTGGAAGGTCGCCCGGTGACCGGCGGCGAAGGCTGCTCCGGCGTCGGCCCATGCGCCGCCGCGCTCCGCACCGAAGAGATCATCGACGAGCACCTCTCCCCAGTAGGTGATGTGGTCGACGAAGAGGCTGACGGTGACGCCGAGGGACGCCGCGCGCCGGAACTGCGCGGCGGTCATCGCCCCGCAATGCTCGAGGCGGAAGCGGTGATCGCTGAGTCCGTGCCGGGTGATGATCTGCTCGTACACGTCGAGGGTCGCTTCGATGGCACGGTCGCCGTGTGCATGGCAGGCCAATTGCCAGGCGCCGGCCGCGTACGGCTCCGCGATCGCGAGCAACTGGTCGGCTGTGTAGTTCGCGCGACCGACATGGTGCGGCTCGAGCCCCAGGTCACGGGTGGCCTCGGTGTCGAGGTAGGGGAAAGAGGTGGCGATGTTCCCGATCCAGGGCGAACCGTCGGACCACGTCTTCACTCCGACCTGACGGATCACGGAGTCGCCCTGGCCCCGCGGGGCTGCTGTCCCGCCAGGATGCGACATCTCGTACCAGCGCAGCCGCACCGGGAGTGCACGGTTCGCGCGCAGGGCCTCGATGAGGGGGTTGAGATCGGGATTCCAGGAGAGGTCGGACACGGTCGTGATCCCGCGCGCAGCCAGATCTCGCAGATGTGCGCTGAGCAGGCGGGGGAGATGCTGCTGCGCACTCGCGAGCATCGGCGCGACGACCTTCTCGACGGCTGCTTCCTCCAATGCGACGCCAGTGAGGTGGTCGTCGGAGTCGCGCCCGAATGAGGCGCCGGCGGGGTCCGGAGTACGACCGTCCACACCGGCAGCGCGGGCGGCCGCGCTGTTGAAGTAGGCGGAGTGGCCGGAGTTGTGGATGATGACAAGAGGCACGGATCCTGCGAGTTCATCGAGGAAGCGAACATCGGGTTCTGGGAGACCCCGCTGCAGCAGGGCATCCCACCCGTTCGCGAACACCGCCTCGCTGCCGGCATCCGCCACCGCCGCCCTGAGAGCGGCGAGCACGCCGTCTGCATCGGGGATCGTGACGGGGCGGATGTCGACGACGAGATCAGAGAGCAGAATCGACGAGTACGCCGGGTGGCCGTGCGGTTCGATGAGTCCTGGCATGATCCAGCCGTCGAGCGCGACGATCTCGGCATCCGGGAATCGAGCGGTCATCTCCTCGGCGGTGCCGATGGCCACCACTCTTCCGACCTCGACAGCCATCGCCTCCGCCTCGGCATCGGTCACGGGTGAGAGGGGACGGATGCGGCCGGTGAAGACTGTCGTCATGGCGACAGTCTCTCGGATGCTCCGCCCGGCGCGCCAGGACGGCACCGGCCGGTGCCCGAAGCGATCAGAAATCGAGAAGCATCGATGAGCACACGCGCGTAGCCTCGGATCCATCAGGCGTCACCGAACGAGAGGATCCGCTGATGACCGAGGAAACGAAGAACTTCACCGACGAAGAGCGTGAAGCCATGCAGGCCGCCGCCAAGGAATCCAAGGCACGGCGCTCACGGGCGAAGAAGTCTCCGGAGGAACAGCGGGCGGAGGGTGAAGCGGATCTCAAGGAGGCGATCGCCAAACTGCCGGACACCGCGGACCAGAAGCTCGCGTTGAAGCTGCACGATCTGGTCTCGAAGGTCGCCCCGGAGCTCGTCCCGCGCACGTACTACGGCATGCCCGCGTGGGGCAAGGACGGCAAGGTCCTGTGCTTCTTCCAGCCGGCGAGCAAGTTCAAGGTGCGCTACGGCACCTTCGGCTTCGAACCGATCTCGAACCTCGACGACGGCACCGTCTGGCCCACCGCTTACGCCGTCACCGATCTCACCGACGCAGACCTGGAGTTCTTCGCGGAGCGCATCCGTCTCGCCGTGAGCTGATGCACTGTGCGGAGTAGCGTGGGGCGGGTGAGCACCCTTCCCTTCGCAACCTCCGTGTACGCCGCCCGTCTCGATCGTGCCGCTGACCTCGCCGCCGCGGCGGGCTTCGATGGGATCATCATCGGCCCAGGACCCGATCTGCAGTATCTGGCCGGCGTCGAAGGCGACACGATCGAGCGTCTGACGGCGCTTATCGTCCGCCCCGGTCGACCGGCCACCGTGGTGGTTCCGCGTATGGAGCTCGCCAAGGTGCGCGACACCGCGATCGGTGAACTCGGGCTCACCATCGCCGACTGGGTCGATGGTGAGAATCCGTACGACCTGGTCGCCGCGGCTCTGGGATCGGCATCGCGCGTGGGCATCTCGGACGCGCTCCCGGCCCTGCACGTGATCCCGATCGGGGAACGCCTCGGGGTGCGCCTGGAACTCGCCACGCCGGTGCTGCGCGAGGGGCGGATGATCAAGGATGCCGCCGAGATCGCCGAACTGCGCCGGGCCGGCGCCGCCATCGACGCCGTGCATCGCCGAGTACCGGAATGGCTGCGCGCCGGCCGGACCGAACGCGAAGTGGCTGCAGACATCGCCGAGGCCATCGTCGCCGAGGGGCACCGCACGGTCGAGTTCGTCATCGTCGGATCAGGACCGAACGGAGCCGACCCGCACCACGAAGTGTCGGATCGCATCATCGAGGACGGCGACATCGTCGTGGTCGACATCGGGGGAGCGGTTCCCAGCGGTTACAACTCCGA from Microbacterium sp. LWO13-1.2 includes the following:
- a CDS encoding DNA helicase, which codes for MSLSRKRKKELRRLQHDATELWESQQVLVGHAADVAREASRQLAGLGREQVLPVVQDTYNRRVAPVVDRSVKIGRHVVDDKVVPIVGGVVGSALTAWDFANAKRHGVAVPAPRGAFGKKQKSGPGLGSVVAIILGAAAAVGVLYAAWQALRADDELWVADDPLSAPDA
- a CDS encoding YbaK/EbsC family protein, with amino-acid sequence MQDAAAAHGLAIEIRERPKANSLAEAAELLGILPSGIVKTLVVKRADDTYLFALIPGGRSISWPKLRAVVGVNKLRLPEPELALAATGYERGTIVPIGSSTEWPIFADESIVGRRIAMGAGSHGYSLFVEADDLIAAYGATVADISVPETTRD
- a CDS encoding NUDIX hydrolase, which translates into the protein MDMRVAAYAVVTDDDHRILLARWIEGRRVAWTMPGGGLEPGEDPEEAVRRELREETGYSVQVGELLGIHSRVIPATQRVNRPGQQRADAPLHTLRIVYRARVTGGKLRFETDGSTDMADWFTLPAVAELQRVKLVDIALRMAKIL
- a CDS encoding amidohydrolase; translated protein: MTTVFTGRIRPLSPVTDAEAEAMAVEVGRVVAIGTAEEMTARFPDAEIVALDGWIMPGLIEPHGHPAYSSILLSDLVVDIRPVTIPDADGVLAALRAAVADAGSEAVFANGWDALLQRGLPEPDVRFLDELAGSVPLVIIHNSGHSAYFNSAAARAAGVDGRTPDPAGASFGRDSDDHLTGVALEEAAVEKVVAPMLASAQQHLPRLLSAHLRDLAARGITTVSDLSWNPDLNPLIEALRANRALPVRLRWYEMSHPGGTAAPRGQGDSVIRQVGVKTWSDGSPWIGNIATSFPYLDTEATRDLGLEPHHVGRANYTADQLLAIAEPYAAGAWQLACHAHGDRAIEATLDVYEQIITRHGLSDHRFRLEHCGAMTAAQFRRAASLGVTVSLFVDHITYWGEVLVDDLFGAERGGAWADAGAAFAAGHRATFHNDGWVTPNEPFRNMAVAETRTTRNGYRMPGGTPVTRDQALRAHTTNAAWQLFSEHEVGALAPGLFADFIVIDRDPVVVPPEDLAMTVVRATYLAGSRVV
- a CDS encoding DUF1801 domain-containing protein; translated protein: MTEETKNFTDEEREAMQAAAKESKARRSRAKKSPEEQRAEGEADLKEAIAKLPDTADQKLALKLHDLVSKVAPELVPRTYYGMPAWGKDGKVLCFFQPASKFKVRYGTFGFEPISNLDDGTVWPTAYAVTDLTDADLEFFAERIRLAVS
- a CDS encoding Xaa-Pro peptidase family protein; this encodes MSTLPFATSVYAARLDRAADLAAAAGFDGIIIGPGPDLQYLAGVEGDTIERLTALIVRPGRPATVVVPRMELAKVRDTAIGELGLTIADWVDGENPYDLVAAALGSASRVGISDALPALHVIPIGERLGVRLELATPVLREGRMIKDAAEIAELRRAGAAIDAVHRRVPEWLRAGRTEREVAADIAEAIVAEGHRTVEFVIVGSGPNGADPHHEVSDRIIEDGDIVVVDIGGAVPSGYNSDSTRTYVVGTPTPEASDRIGVLVRAQQAAVDAARPGATASEVDAAARQVLSDAGLGDAFVHRTGHGIGVSVHEEPYIAPGNDLVLREGMAFSIEPGIYFAGEWGARIEDIVVVTAGGSERLNVVEHGLIPVP